A single window of Salvelinus namaycush isolate Seneca chromosome 11, SaNama_1.0, whole genome shotgun sequence DNA harbors:
- the LOC120056067 gene encoding nicastrin-like: MVLESSKWVMFIVCWLFKNVSCNSVAQKIYVELNNTVPCVRLLNATHQIGCQSSISGDTGVIHVLESEADLEWPLSKGPNPPYMVLLESSLFTKSIMMKMKNASSRVAGVVVVPKTSLPEFSPHTTCPNENTGVYTETYDHNLAHCNTTVWNPRGNGLSYEEFDFPVFSLKEDNETEIIKQCYFDHNRVVNGSGLQYPLCAMQLFSHMYAVTDTATCMRRSSIDFSSFPVKVCEPLGGYNVLAFIRPYNSTAFGHKENESVVIAAARLDSRAFFLEDSAGAEGSVSGFVTLLAAAQALREATQEAPPTRNILFAFFNGEVFDYIGSSRMVYDMKNNKFVIDLDNVHSILEIGQVAVRSGTNLFLHSDPVSRRNNTVHDEVTNLVKNLQSSTAGLNFSFVETGFSQPLPPSSFQRFLRARAIPGIVLADHQTAFNNRYYESFYDNAAHLNLTYPSNLSPEEQLEFVTDTAKSLTEVATAVARALFKQAGGNNSQVNNINADPKTVTQMLYGFLVRSNNSWFQAVMAPELKDVLQPNPPWYYVGVAKLSHQANALTYLVQYLLANLTGTATNLTQSQCKKPDELPNESTYMYSYFWVQGVVPPNSTQRESFCIRTAVRLAKAVSPAFVLGDYVSKEYSTWTESQWKFIKARIFLVASRDLEMLTLGVGVAVLFTSLLVTYFVSTKADVLFSVVREPNNAAY, translated from the exons ATGGTTTTGGAATCATCGAAATGGGTTATGTTCATAGTTTGTTGGCTTTTCAAAA ATGTGAGTTGTAACTCTGTTGCGCAGAAGATTTATGTTGAACTGAATAACACTGTACCATGCGTCCGACTGCTCAATGCTACACATCAGATTGGCTGCCAGT CCTCGATATCAGGTGATACAGGGGTGATCCATGTCTTGGAGTCTGAGGCAGATCTGGAATGGCCTTTGAGCAAAGGACCCAATCCTCCTTATATGGTCTTGTTGGAGTCATCCCTCTTCACCAA GTCCATCATGATGAAGATGAAGAATGCCTCCAGCAGGGTGGCAGGGGTTGTGGTGGTCCCAAAAACTAGCCTACCAGAGTTCTCGCCACATACAACATGTCCCAATGAGAACACAG GTGTTTACACGGAAACCTATGATCATAATTTAGCGCACTGTAACACGACTGTATGGAATCCTCGGGGGAACGGTCTATCCTATGAGGAATTTGACTTCCCTGTCTTCTCCCTGAAAGAAGACAATGAAACAGAGATCATCAAACAG TGCTACTTTGATCATAATCGTGTGGTGAACGGCAGTGGCCTGCAGTATCCTCTGTGTGCCATGCAACTCTTCTCTCATATGTATGCTGTCACTGACACTGCAACCTGCATGAGACGCAGCAGCATCGACTTCAGCAGCTTCCCAG TGAAGGTGTGTGAACCTCTTGGTGGTTATAATGTGTTGGCTTTCATCCGACCTTATAACAGCACCGCCTTTGGTCACAAGGAGAACGAGAGTGTTGTTATAGCAGCAGCCAGG CTGGACAGCAGGGCATTTTTCTTGGAGGATTCTGCAGGAGCGGAGGGGAGTGTCTCAGGGTTTGTCACTCTGCTGGCTGCTGCCCAGGCACTACGTGAAGCCACTCAGGAAGCCCCTCCCACACGGAATATCCTCTTTGCCTTCTTCAACGGG GAAGTATTTGACTACATTGGCAGCTCTCGAATGGTTTATGACATGAAGAATAACAAGTTTGTGATAGACCTGGACAATGTTCACTCAATACTGGAGATTGGACAG GTAGCAGTGCGCAGTGGCACCAACCTATTTCTTCACTCAGACCCTGTGTCCAGGAGGAACAACACCGTCCATGACGAG GTTACGAATCTTGTAAAAAACTTACAGTCCTCCACGGCTGGTCTCAACTTCTCATTTGTTGAGACAGGTTTTTCTCAGCCACTCCCGCCCTCCTCCTTTCAGCGTTTCCTCCGAGCTCGGGCAATTCCAGGGATTGTTCTTGCAGACCATCAAACAGCTTTCAACAATAG GTACTATGAGAGTTTTTATGACAACGCTGCCCACCTGAACCTGACTTATCCATCTAACTTGAGTCCAGAGGAACAGCTAGAGTTTGTGACTGATACTGCAAAG TCTCTTACCGAGGTGGCTACTGCAGTTGCCCGCGCTCTCTTCAAGCAGGCTGGGGGAAACAACTCCCAAGTCAACAACATCAATGCAGACCCCAAAACA GTGACCCAGATGCTGTATGGGTTTCTGGTTAGATCCAACAACAGCTGGTTTCAGGCAGTGATGGCCCCAGAACTGAAGGACGTTCTCC AGCCCAACCCACCCTGGTACTACGTTGGTGTTGCCAAGTTGTCCCATCAGGCTAACGCACTGACCTATCTGGTCCAATATCTCCTGGCCAATTTAACGGGAACAGCCACCAACCTCACCCAGAGCCAGTGCAAGAAGCCAGATGAGCTGCCGAATGAGAGCACATAT ATGTACTCTTATTTCTGGGTTCAGGGCGTGGTCCCACCCAACAGCACCCAGAGGGAGTCTTTCTGCATACGCACAGCAGTACGCCTGGCCAAGGCAGTGTCCCCCGCCTTCGTGCTGGGGGATTACGTTTCCAAAGAATATTCCACATGGACAGAATCGCAGTGGAAGTTCATCAAAGCTCGAATTTTCCTAGTAGCCAGCCGGGACCTGGAG ATGCTGACCTTAGGTGTGGGAGTGGCTGTGTTGTTCACATCGCTACTGGTGACATACTTTGTCAGTACCAAGGCAGATGTCCTCTTCAGCGTCGTCAGGGAACCCAACAACGCCGCATACTAA